The following are from one region of the Candidatus Marsarchaeota archaeon genome:
- a CDS encoding beta-CASP ribonuclease aCPSF1, whose amino-acid sequence SDLKNLMDIIKSTISNGGKVLIPLFAVGRSQELQLVLENYMALENSQYKIEAPVYLDGMILEASAIHTAYPEYLKESLRNRILNNRSPFESEIFEVIKGEREEVFEKGPAIILASGGMMNGGASVEYFKKLADDPKNVLIFVGYNSAGSLGRRIQNGTSEVPLPDENGKLVPIKVNMKIKTVEGFSGHSDRHQLMDFVQKLNVRPKSIFTMHGEEQKCEDLARTLGRLVHADARAPMNLDSIRFK is encoded by the coding sequence TCCGATCTAAAGAACCTGATGGACATAATAAAATCGACTATATCCAACGGTGGCAAAGTTTTGATACCTCTGTTCGCAGTAGGCAGGAGCCAGGAGCTGCAGCTTGTCCTTGAAAACTATATGGCATTGGAAAACAGCCAATACAAGATAGAAGCGCCAGTATACCTTGACGGGATGATACTCGAAGCCAGCGCCATACATACTGCATACCCGGAATACCTCAAGGAAAGCCTGAGAAACCGCATATTAAACAACAGGTCTCCGTTTGAAAGCGAGATATTCGAAGTGATAAAAGGCGAGCGCGAAGAAGTTTTTGAAAAGGGCCCTGCAATAATACTGGCGAGCGGCGGAATGATGAACGGCGGCGCCAGCGTAGAATACTTCAAGAAGCTTGCAGATGATCCAAAGAACGTTTTAATATTCGTTGGCTACAACAGTGCAGGTTCACTGGGCCGCAGAATCCAGAACGGAACATCAGAGGTACCTCTGCCAGATGAGAACGGCAAGCTTGTTCCAATAAAGGTAAACATGAAAATAAAAACTGTAGAAGGCTTCTCCGGCCATAGCGATAGGCACCAGCTCATGGACTTCGTGCAAAAGCTGAATGTAAGGCCGAAAAGCATATTTACGATGCACGGGGAAGAGCAGAAATGCGAGGACCTGGCAAGGACTCTCGGAAGGCTGGTGCATGCGGATGCCAGGGCACCGATGAATTTGGATTCCATAAGATTCAAGTAG